DNA sequence from the Deltaproteobacteria bacterium genome:
CTCCATGATATTCGTTCAATATCTCTATAAACCTGCTCATGTGTGTGCCCTTAAAGTGGTGAGGGAGGTCAACATACATATTCACGCTTGCTATTGTGTGCTGGAACTTATTTTTTTTATCCAACACCACAATAGGGTAATGTATCTCTTTGACACCAACCTTATCTATGTCAATATTCCTGTAATCAGGCTGGTTCTGTATATCCTTTAATTTAATCTTCATAATACGTTGCCGCTGCCCTTTCAGATTCCCATACCTTTACCATACTGACCCTGATATTTTCATTGTTACTCACCTTTGATAGTTCTTTAAATATATATTGTGCCAGATTTTCAGACGAAGGATTTTGTGTGTCAAATGGCGGAATTTCATTCAGATGAACATGGTCAAACCCCTTCAAGACATCTAAAGTTCTCTGCTTTAAAATCTTAAAATCCAATGCAATGCCAATACTGTCAAGTTCATTTGCAGTGATACTTACCTCCACCTTCCAGTTATGTCCATGCAGTTTTTCGCACTCGCCGTTATAATTCCTTAAATTATGGGCGGCTGCAAATTCTGATAGTATTGTAAGTCTATACATATATTTGTAACTTACCATAACAGACATGCATACTCAAGATGTTGTTGAAAGATGTTGTTGAAAGGAAAATTAATGCGAACTTTATTCTATTATGTTATATATAGCACTAATGGACTACCGTTTTTTGACAAAAAAAGGGTTAAGTTCCTTTGTAGACAATATCTTAAAAGATTTTAAGGTCTATGGTCCTGTAAAGAAAGATGGTTTTTCTGTATATGAAAAGATTTCTGCCTCAAAAGAACTAAACCTCTTGCATATCCCTTCTCATCTTTCTCCCAAAAAGTATCTCCTGCCCCACAAGGAAACACTCTTAAGATTCAGATTAGGCGAAGAACATGAGGCTGAACAGGATATCTTTGCAGAAGAACAGATACTGTTTGGTATCCATCCATGCGATATACATGCAATAAAACTTACGGACAGGGTTTTTGCCTATGGCACCCCAGATGCCAACTATCTCAAAAGGCGGGAGAAAACTATAATTATAGGTTCAGAGTGCATGCCTGATAAATTTTGTTTCTGCAAAAGCGTCAATACCTCTAATATTGAAAGCGGCTTTGACCTTTTTCTGCATGAGATAAAAAGAGGTTATCTTATAAGAATAGGGACAGACAAGGGAAAGGAACTACTTTTAAAATATACAAAAATACGCAAGGCGACTCTTAAGGAAATATCAAAACTTGCTGATTTTAAAAATAAAAAAGAGCAGTCATTTTCAATTAAACTAGATATAGACCCATCTCATTTGCCATTACTCTACGCAGGCAGCTATAATAGTCCTATATGGGAAAGGATTGGCAATATCTGTTATGGGTGCGGTTCATGTAATCTTGTTTGTCCAACCTGTTACTGTTTTGATGTCAGGGACGAGGTGTCTAGTAACCTGAAAAGCGGAGAACGGTATCGGGTATGGGATGGATGCCTATTGGAAGATTTTGCA
Encoded proteins:
- the queD gene encoding 6-carboxytetrahydropterin synthase QueD, whose product is MYRLTILSEFAAAHNLRNYNGECEKLHGHNWKVEVSITANELDSIGIALDFKILKQRTLDVLKGFDHVHLNEIPPFDTQNPSSENLAQYIFKELSKVSNNENIRVSMVKVWESERAAATYYED
- a CDS encoding 4Fe-4S dicluster domain-containing protein gives rise to the protein MTKKGLSSFVDNILKDFKVYGPVKKDGFSVYEKISASKELNLLHIPSHLSPKKYLLPHKETLLRFRLGEEHEAEQDIFAEEQILFGIHPCDIHAIKLTDRVFAYGTPDANYLKRREKTIIIGSECMPDKFCFCKSVNTSNIESGFDLFLHEIKRGYLIRIGTDKGKELLLKYTKIRKATLKEISKLADFKNKKEQSFSIKLDIDPSHLPLLYAGSYNSPIWERIGNICYGCGSCNLVCPTCYCFDVRDEVSSNLKSGERYRVWDGCLLEDFAKVSGGHNFRKTKAERLRHRFNRKSQYQADKFGGLFCVGCGRCSRACLVNINIAEITNELVKEQEGDRKS